A window from Rana temporaria chromosome 8, aRanTem1.1, whole genome shotgun sequence encodes these proteins:
- the LOC120909344 gene encoding brevinin-2HS2A-like isoform X2 — protein MGAVNCPTWRLAGNPVLCRVELLKSSSCLHSQHQLNYPSPKMFTLKKTMLLLFFVGLISYSLCDQEREADEEENGGEVAKKEVKRSFAAAMAAVRNKMNECKANNFKGAECETMKKYMKQ, from the exons ATGGGTGCAGTTAATTGTCCTACCTGGAGGCTAGCAG GCAACCCCGTTCTCTGTAGAGTAGAACTCCTGAAGTCTTCCAGCTGTCTGCACTCTCAGCACCAACTGAACTACCCG AGCCCAAAGATGTTCACCTTGAAGAAAACCATGTTACTCCTTTTCTTTGTTGGGCTCATCTCCTATTCTCTCTGTGACCAAGA GAGAGAAGCCGATGAAGAGGAAAATGGAGGGGAAGTTGCAAAGAAAGAAGTAAAAAGAAGTTTTGCAGCAGCCATGGCCGCTGTGAGGAACAAAATGAATGAGTGCAAAGCCAATAATTTTAAAGGAGCGGAATGTGAAActatgaaaaaatatatgaaacagTAA
- the LOC120909344 gene encoding brevinin-2HS2A-like isoform X1, whose product MGAVNCPTWRLAGNPVLCRVELLKSSSCLHSQHQLNYPPNYLQSPKMFTLKKTMLLLFFVGLISYSLCDQEREADEEENGGEVAKKEVKRSFAAAMAAVRNKMNECKANNFKGAECETMKKYMKQ is encoded by the exons ATGGGTGCAGTTAATTGTCCTACCTGGAGGCTAGCAG GCAACCCCGTTCTCTGTAGAGTAGAACTCCTGAAGTCTTCCAGCTGTCTGCACTCTCAGCACCAACTGAACTACCCG CCAAATTATCTACAGAGCCCAAAGATGTTCACCTTGAAGAAAACCATGTTACTCCTTTTCTTTGTTGGGCTCATCTCCTATTCTCTCTGTGACCAAGA GAGAGAAGCCGATGAAGAGGAAAATGGAGGGGAAGTTGCAAAGAAAGAAGTAAAAAGAAGTTTTGCAGCAGCCATGGCCGCTGTGAGGAACAAAATGAATGAGTGCAAAGCCAATAATTTTAAAGGAGCGGAATGTGAAActatgaaaaaatatatgaaacagTAA